The DNA region TTCGTTATCCCTTCGGGAGTTACGGACATAGCCTCACAGCTTGAAAATTTCATGAGCGATAAGGAGGAAAACGACAAGAGGATCGCTACAAGGAAGATATCCAGTCTTGGAAACGGAAGCCTGTACATGGTACGTGACTCATTCGGAAGAGCTCTTCTGCCGTTCTTTATCGATAATTATGACCAGACGATGTTTGTCCGTGCCGACTATCCTGACATGTCAAACGTCACGGAAGGTACAGATATGATCTACGAAATAGTAGAACGAAACATAAACGATCTGTTCCGCACGGCTCCGCTTATGCCGGCACCGGTAAGAACGGATATCGGTGAGATCGCTGAAAGCGGTGCATCGGTCGGATTCAGCTTCAGCGAGGAGTCCTACGGTACAAGGATATACGGCGAAATGAGCCGCGAAATGCTCTCGCCGGACGGCAAAGTATATGTACGGCTTTCAAATGCTGATACGTCCGTTATCTACGAAGCATTCCCGGTTTATGAGGAAAAGCTTCTGGGCGGAACGAATAAATTCGGATTCTCGCTGATCGCTGACGCATCAGTTCTGACAGAAGGCGAGTACAGCCTTGAAGTTATTTCAGCCGGAAGATCATATACCGGTATCGCAGACAGACCGCTTTATTTCTCTGAAGCTGCTGTAAATGAGGCGAAGAGTGCAAAGACCGCTTCATCATCTGACAGCAAAACGGAGAGCGATACGGATGAAAAGGTACCGGAAGAAAATGAGAAGATCGTTTCAGAGGCAAAGTTCATCGAAGGAACGATAGCCGACAGAGCGAAGGTCATCTACAACGGAACAGAGATCACGGTCGGTGCCAATATAAACGACCTCCTTGAAGGCTTAGGCCCGCAGGCGGCTCCGTCATCGAGTGCGGAAAGCTGTCTTACGGGAAAACCAATCCTCGAATACTACTACGCCGGAATGACGATCCAGGCAGATGAGGACGGAACGATCGCATCCATTGAGATAAGCGAAAGCCTTTATCCGGGAACGGAAGCCGGAACCGCCGGCGGACTTCACTGCGGAAGCAGCAGGGAAGACGCATTTGCCGCCTTCGGCGAGCCTGCATCACCGGATTCCGGAAGCATCATTTATGAAGAGGATGGTGCTGAAGTCAAAGTACAGGTCATCTTTAAAGAAGATACTGTAAGTGTGATACTTATAACCGGTCCGGGGGCGTAAGAATAAATACAAAAATATTAAATCAGCGGGAGTACCGGTAAATCAAAATCCGGTGCTCCCGTTTGTTCTGTATAAAGGTAGTCTTCACCCCTGCGGGCCGAAGACTGCTATAGAAAAAACGAGTCCCTTCAGCTCGTTTTGTAAAATCGCGCCGAAGGCGCCACATTTTCAAATCAGCTTATCTGTCGCGTATTTTGATTCATACTTCCGGTGCAGCTTATCTGTTTTATGGCACAAAAAAGGATTTACACATATATACTTCAACCGCATAACCATAAATGTTCTTATCTCCCATAACATTAAAATACACTATTGACAAAATAAGATAATTATGATAAGATATTGGTGTTGCATTAAATGCAAAAATATTTTATAATTTAAGAGAGGACAATTATGAAGAAAAACACTAACAGTAACATGCCGGAGGAGAACGGCATTTACGCAGGAACTTCAGATAGAATTATCATAACGGAAGAAATGAAAACCTGCTGAATTCATGCAGACCGCTTAAGGATTATGCGATGTTTGTGGAGCAGGTAAGAAGATACGGAGCGATATATGACGCAGATGCAGAAATTGAAAGTGAAAAACTAGCAGATGCGATAAATAATGCAATAGAATCGTTGCCGGAAGATTCAGAAATAAAAGCAATACTGGAATCCAGACGTGCGGAGGTGGTCAAGTTGTGTATCGAAGAATATACCAAAGAACATTCAGATTATGTGCGTAAAATCGAAGATGACAGGAAAAACGAAAAAATCAGTCAGCTTGAAAAAGAAAGTGAACGCAAGGACAAAATCATTGCGGAAAAGGACAAACAGTTTGAAACAGCTGTAAATGGTTTTGTCAGACTTGCTAAAGACGGAAAGTTATCAGTTCCCGAAGCTGCAAAATATGCAGGTATGAGTACTGAAGAATTTGAAAAACTGATGTAAACAAAACAGCGGGAGTACCGGTAAATCAAAATCCGGTGCTCCCGTTTGTTCTGTATAATGGTAGTCTTCACCCCTGCGGGCCGAAGACTGCTATAGAAAAAACGAGTCCCTTCAGCTCGTTTTGTAAAATTGCGCCGAAGGCGCCACATTTTCATTCGGATGGCCGATGCACAGCATAGTGCACAAAACAGAAATGCGTCTTTTATTTATGTATACAAAGTTTCGAATCGAGTGACAGATTTTGCTCTGAAATCGTCATTACTATATAGAGGTCAATCAAAGGAGTACTCATAATGATTGAATTAATAGTTCAGAGATATCGAAAAGAACTGACAAGGTATGTTCTTTTGCATATGCACCGCGGAAAAGCAGATGCAGAAGACATTGTGCAGGAGGTGTTTTTTGCCCTTTATAAAAAGCAAAATATAAGTGTTGATGAAAATATCAGAGCGTGGCTGTATGAAACAGCGCGATATAAAATAATGGAGTATAACCGGAACAATCCTCAGTTCGATGAAGTAACTGATGAAATATCTGCACCGGATGATGGTTTTCCGGATAATATCAGCGGAAGTATTTTTGAGGGCGTTTCGGATGAAGAATATGCTCTTCTTAAAAGTTATTTTATGGGCGAAGAGAAGAATGAACTCGCAGCTCGTAATGGTATGACGGTCAACGCTTTATACTGTAAAGTTATGAGAATAAAAAAGAAAATCGAGGATCCGAGATAATGAGAAAGGATAATAATGATGATGAATATTTTAGAAGGGTGCTCTGTAAAAAAAATGGTAACTTCAAACAGCGCAGTATATAGATCCTGTAAGGAAGGTGGTTCTGATCATGACTGACAGAGAACTTCTTATTAAAATTCTGAGTGATACAGAAACAGAAAAAAAGGCAATTGAAGGGTTGAGAGCAGAGGTAGACGCTGAACTTTCAAAGGAAAATCCTGATTATGATAAGATAGCGGATCTGACCAAACTGTTTTGTGAAGTTACAGGTGCAGAAGAATATGTGCGCAACACTTCAGATGAAAAAATACTTAAAGCCATCGCAAATCTTAAAAAGACTAAACCTAAAAGAAATATTTTCAGAAAAATCGTCACAACAGCTGCCTGTACAGCTATCTTACTGCTTTCAGCAAATGTTGTGTCTGTAAAGGCATTAAATAAAAACTTATTTGAAGTCATTGTTAATTATACAAACCAGGGCTTTTCAGTCAGTTATAATGATGCAGTAGATGACGATGATAAATATGGAATAAAAAAAGAATGTGCTGAGCACGGCATTTCCGCTGAAGTACCTGCGTATATTCCAGAAGGATTTGAACTTGTTAATCAAGAGTATGCTTCATTGTACTATGTAAAAAAAGTTGATTTTGTATTTCACAATGGCGATAAGAGCCTTGCACTTGATTATATGTTGTTCAATAATAAAGAAGATTTTTCTAAAGTCGTTTATCCAAGTGATCATTATAATATCTCGGAGATCAGTTTAAACGGTGTTACTGCAAAGGTATCTAAAGAAGACGGACAATATACTTTGGTGTACGGAAAAGGAAATTTATTAACGACTGTATATGTAGCGAATGTACCTTACGATGAATGTGATAAAATTGTATTTTCAATGAAGTAAAAGGAGCATTCCTTTTTTATGAAAAAAGGGATAATTGGATTATGTATAATCTCTATGCTGTTTAACAGCAAATGCTGTAAATTATGATAATTATTATTATGGAACGGTTTCATCAACTAATACGGAAGATTCATATACTTTTAATGTTCCGACAGCGGGACTCGATGTACGAGTATCTCTTGCTTTTCATAAGTACAACTCAATTAATAGCACTTCGCATACTCCGTCAAGTACAGTAATAGAACATGCGTTACAGGATCTTGATTTGTGGGTAGTTGCTCCTGATAATACAGTTGTTTGGAAATCGCAGACGTGGTATAATAATGTTGAGAACATTGAGTTTACAGCAACTCAAACTGGAGATTATACAATTTATGTAAAAAAGATACCGAATAGCTATACTGGTTCAGTACAGTATGGCGTTGCATGGATGGAGGCGTAATAATATGAAAAAGAAAATGTTTACTTTAGGTTTGTGTTTATCAGTGTTATTTAATGCGACAGCTGCGGTTTGCTCAGCCGCACCTAATGAGGTACTGGATAAGGACGGTATTGCATATGTAATGAGCGGATTTAAAGGTTATTATCTCGAAGACGGCGTCTATTATCTTAAACAGACTACCGATGAATTAGGCAATCCGATAAAGGGAGCAGATGAATACAGAGCTACGGTTGAAATCCCGCCGGGAGAGTATTATGCAAGCTTAAAGCTTCAGGCGCTGAGTGCAACTTATCCGGAAGGAAAGTTTGCGGTGCGTTTCAGAGCGGATGACGGATCAAAGATGCTCAGTGAACCGGAAAGCGAAGCAACGCTTAAAGAACTGGACAGATTACGTAATGCAGGCGTAGATGCAGACATAATACAGGAAACACCTGAAACGGCTTATTCGACCTATATTTTTGCGGTACTTACAGCAGATCAGATAAACAACTTTCCTGTTTCAGAAGAATTCGGCTACAGACTTGCACTTTCAGAGAAACCTGAAGGATCATATGACAGCTCAAAGTTACATGCAGAAGATGACAGTCAGAAAAAAGGGGATGTCAACGGAGACAAAGTGATAGACGTCGGAGACCTGTCGTATCTGTCACTTTATCTTTTAGGAGACAAGCCTTTACCTGAAGAATGGTTGAAAGCTGCAGATGTTGACGGCGACGGTGATGTAACTATCGCAGACCTTGCAAGACTTCAGCAGTATCTTTCAAAGAAGATAACATCATTCTGATATTCAGCAATTTTCATCCTTAAGGATTACTCTGAATAAATAAAAACAGCGGGAGTACCGGTGAATCAAAATCCGGTGCTCCCGTTTGCTCTGTATAAATGGTGGTCTTCACCCCTTCGGGCCGAAGACTGCTATGGAAAAACCGAGTCCCTTCAGCTCGGTTTGTAGAATTGCGCCGAAGGCGCCACATTTTCCAGAATAACTGCCGTGGATATACTTTATCAGAATATCCGCGGTATTTTTTTAATTTATGCTGTTGTACAGACTGTACTGATTATTGGACTGAAAATATACGATTGCTACAAATCTGAAAAAAGAGGAGAGATATTTAAAGGTTTCGAGTGTATAATAAATAGAAAGCATGAAAAGAAGAAATGATATGACGGAAAAAGAAGTTTCAGGTGTTACCTGTGACTTGTTTTTTACACTGTATAGATAGAAAATCAAACATGCAACGTGCAATTTTTGCAGGGAGGAATCTTTATGAAAAATGATCAGAGAATTATCGCAGCAGTTTTAAGCTTTGCAATGTTAATTCAACCAGGCAGCATGGGTTTTGTTATGGCAGAAAATCAGGAAGGAACAGAGACAGTTTCAGAAGAGAAGGTAATGAATTCTTCAAAACTTTCTGCTGAGCTTCGTGAATTGGTGAATTCTGAAGCTGATAATATCAGAATCATTATTGAGGGAGCATCAATTGATGAGGATGAATTATCCGTTCGTATTGAGGAAAAAATCGGTGATGCTTATGAAAAAATCGAAGCAGAATATGTTCCGCCGTCACAGGAAATACTTGATGAACTGGAAGCAGCTAATGCCAGATCAGCCGAGGAATACCATGATTTACTTTTAAAGTATCACATGGATCTGACTGCAGGTTCCAGAGAGATCGAACGTAAGAAAACGCAGTTATCATCAGCAGCAAGAAGAGAAGCAATACAAGAATATTTAAATGACTGGCGTGAGGAGATATTCAAAACAGCAGGTATCGATGAAGAAACCGCAGATGTATCTGCAAGCAAGCTGATTTCTTCGATATCATGTGTTGTAAATGCTGAACAGGTAAGAAAGTTATCTATGATCGACAGTATTCAGCAGATTTCTGTTCCGGATATGACAGCAGCACCTCGTCCTACTGTTTCACCGACTGAACCTGTAAACAAAGCAACTTCGGAGCCGATAATCTTTGATCCAAGCACACCAATGCCGACACATACCACTGCACCTGCTTCACCTCTGCCGACTAATCATAACGGAGCTGTATACGGAGATATAAACGACGATAAAGTAGTGGATATAAGTGATCTTACAATGTTGTCTCTTGTACTGATAGGTGATGTAGATTTAACAGATTATATGAAGTCAGTAGCTGATTTTGACGGTGATGGTGCAGTTGCCATCGCTGATCTCGCAAGACTCAGACAGTATCTTTCAAAGAAGATAGATTCTCTTACTGACGATAAAAATGCTGAGAATGTGGTGCAGGAAAAGGAAGTAAAATACAGCGCAGCAATATCTGTCCGTGTAACAGACAATAAACTCGACGAATACCCGCAGTACAGCATTATAGAAGACCGTGCCGGATTTGAAGCCCTGTACAATGAAAAACAGAGCCTTGAAATAGAGAAAACCGGTTTCTACAGCGGCGGTATTTTTCCGATATTAAACGAGAAATATACTGATGAATGGTTTGAAACACATAAACTGTATGTAGCCTATCCGGGAAAAGGCGGTCCGACAGATCACAGATATAAGGTGGAAAGTGTAACAAATAAAGCAGTAACGATCTACCGGGATCTTCTTGGAGAAAGTCAGTCCAGAACCGAAAATAGTGCAGACTGGATCATATTTATCGAAGTTAGCAAAGATGCTGATGTAACAGATGCTACAGAGATAAAGTTCAATACAGTTTTCTAAAAGATTATAACGAAATTACCATATCAATTACTCTGAAAAGGTGCCGGACATTCTGCGGAATGTCCGGCATTTAATTTGTCTGCAACAGGCAGACCACAATTTATGAAAAAGAGAAGGTAACAGCGTTTAGTAACTTAATTAAAAATCAGAATTTCATTTATGGTATTTACTATATCTTCGAAACTTATATTTTCGGAATATGAAAATTCTTTTCGATATTTATCCCACATAACTTTAAGTTCTCTGCTTTCTGAAATATTCAAAATGATGCCGTCGATATCTGATATCTGTTCGGTAGTTCCTCTGTGTTCTGCAGTTGCATTAAGAGCATCTCTGAAAGTTTCTTTATCATATGTTTTTGTAGTTGCCAGAATATATGCATCATAAAAATCTCTTGGTCTTGTATTGAACACGGATCTTCGGAGTATAGTTTCTATTTTTTCAGCCATTATTGTTTCCACGTTATATGCCCATAAACTATATGTTTCATCACCGAATATTTCACTGAAATCATATTTTACCGCATGTGGCGTAATAACATCTCCGGTTGTAACATCAATTGACATAGGAACCAGTATGGTATCATATCTGGCGTTCAGACTGACACGGTATCCGCCATAAATGTCATCATCACGAATAGGATTTATACTGTTTATTTCAAAAATAATTTCATCGTCAGTATTAACTGAACATATTTCAGTAAGAGCAACTCTGATCTTTTCAGGTTCAAGCGGAAGACCTTTTAATGTAGTATCAAGATCCATAGTTGCCCTGTTATCGAGTCCTACTAAAGCTGCTACCAGCATACCACCTTTAATAACAAATTTATCTTTGTATGAGGAATTTGATAATCTGAATAACAGCTTTTCAAACATATAATTCTGAAGTATGACCTGTGCAGGGATTCTTTTTTCTTTAGCAATATTACGTATTCTGGCTTTTAAACTCATTGCCTTGTTCATAAAAGTACCTCTAAATAATTATTAATAATTTTCTGTATCCGGAGTTCTTTTGCATATAAATATAATTTATTAAAATCTTTATCTTTCCTTTTAACATACATTTTCATAGCAGCGTGGAAAGTTTCTGTACCTACTTTGTTTCTGCTGCGAACTATATCACAAATGGTTCTTTCAAGGTCATAGCCGATTACCTGGTTCCCCATCGGAGTAGTGAGTTCTGTTTTCCCCATGTCAAAAAGTTCAGGTTTGACAAAATAAATTTTACAAACATCACGTAAAGCTTGTGACGGCACTTTTCCGGAAGGATAGGTTATAGTGTGCTCAAACGGAGTGCGATCCGAAATCCCGTGGAGAAAAAGAGCTGTTTCGTGCGAGAATATAATATTTTTTGATCTCATGGAAACAGAAAGCATTTCGTCCTGTATTTCATTTGCAAGGATATACTGGCCATGTGCTATATGTACGATTATTCCGTTTTTACAAAGATTTAAAAGCATCATTCTTGAAATTCCGCTTTCTGATGCATTATTAGTACTGATTATACCACCGTTGTTATCTGAAATCATTTTTAATTTAACTTCATTCTCCATGTAATCATCTCCTTCAGATACTTTGATATAAATATTGTATCTTATATTTATATCATTGTCAAGATGCTGCGAAAAAAATGTGCCGGTAATCCTGCGATTACCGGCATTATTTATAGTCTGCCGTAGGCAGACCACCGATTCATTTGGACGGTTGTAATTAAAAATTATATGTAATGCTTTTGGAAAACTATTAGTTAGTGTATAATTATTGTGGGCGAAAAAACTGGAAATTTTCAAGTGAATAAAAAAAAGATGGCAAAAATAACTTGCCATCTTAGCTACAATGCTTTAATATTAAGATTGCAACAAATAAACATGAAAGTAGTGTAGCCAATATGAGTATAACATATAATATCGAATTAAACAAGGATAAAATTGAAAATTTTCACGATATAATAACTGAAGGTTACTATTCACGACCTAATTTTCCCAGTACAAAAGAAAACAACACCACTGGACCGGTTTTATTACCGGCCTGGTGGTGCTGTATTTTTTATTATTCACATTCAGCAAATATTTCTTCGACAGTATATGGGTTACCATCACATAATCTTGTTAATGCATCATATTCGTTGATTCCATTTCTTCGGCATGTTTCAATGTATGTACGAATCATTGCATAGTTATTTGCTGTTTTTGAAGATGCGAACTGACCTGACACCTTCATTTTTGTTTTCGTCCCACGTAGTGCTCGTTCTGAGAGATTATTTGTTGTAGGCAGACTGAAATCATATACCCAGGCGAAGTAATTGCTGCGATATTTTATGATTCTGCGTATCAGAGCGCGTTCCGGACCGCCTGAATATTTTGATGTATTCGCTTCTGCCAGCGTTTCTGCTCTTTGCAGAAGTTCTGTAAGCTTGCTTTCAAAATTTTCAAGATATCCATCATCAAATCGTGTTGTTCCTGCTTGTATCAGATTCTTTCGGTCTTTTATCGTTGCTGATATCAATGCTTTTATTTCAAGCAGTACTTCATGATTGGTTTCATCTGCAAGTTTCTGAAGATCGCGCTGCAAATGTGCATTACACTCAATATTTATGAACACAAAACGTTCATTGTAATTGATGCTGTTATGATCATGCATAACAGATGTTTCAGCAGAAAGATTTTCAAGTATTCCATCCAGAAGAATTCCGTTCATATCTTTGTTTTCATGGGCTGCAAAGAACGCGATTCTTTCGTCTCCGTAAAATCTCAGGCAGATTCTTTTGGTATCGGCGTAAACCACGGTATCATCCCAGTAAATGAGCAGTCTTTTAAGTAACTCCCTTCGCAAATCATTATGAAAAACTGCCAGTGCTTTGGCGGCTCTGGCCTGTACTTTAGCTACATACCCTTCACTCGGACTGATCTCTCCGTTTGTTATGCCCTGAAAGAATACAGGAACCTTATTTATTGACGAATTCATAATATTCAGCAAAACAAGTATCATTGCCTGTACGTTTGCTCCATATCTTACTTTCGTTCTTTTTTCAGGTGCCGTTCTGCTGATCACCAGGGTCCCGCAATTCTTACATTTGTAGACGTAATACTTATGCTTCACCCTCTTTACTTTAACTTCTACTTCTATTTCATAGCGATTTTCTGTTTTTCCGGTATATTCAAACTCATCTTTTTTGCATTTCGGACAACAGTCATCTTCAGTTAAACAATGTTCCGTTATATCAGTTATTGCTTCTTCTGCAGGTGGTTCAAGCTCTGATCTTTTATGCCCTGTTTGGCCTCCTTTGGAATTATCGGTTTCTTCTCTGCTGTTTGGTCTTGCTTTTGATTTCCCGATTGGTGTCTGCGATGTAGGCAGAGATGTATTGGTTCCATCTCTGTCCTGTACCGCTTTCATATGCCGGATCTCGGCTTTAAGTGTTTCTATTATGGTGTCTTTCTCGTCAAGTGCTTTTTGATATTCTTCGTCCTTCTTAGCAAGCTTTTTTTGATACTCACAGAACAAATCATAGTTTTCCTGTCTTAATTTACAGATTGTATCTATCTTTTCATCAAGCTCTTTGGTGTGATTTTCGCATTCAATTACAAGCTGTTCATACCAGATATCGCGTACTTTCTTCACTGCATTTTTTGATGACCGAACTTGTCTGCAAAGCTGTTTTATCCGCCTCTGATATCCAAGATATATGAGATGATGATTATGCTGCAGTTTTTTATATCTCTCACCATTTTCAAATTCTTTTACCAGACGTTTAAGTCTTTTATTTTCATATTGTAATGATGTATTGATAAAAAACTGCCTGTTCATAGCTTGCTTCCTGTTCTGTTTTATTTCTGTTCCAGCGCTCTTTCTGCTGATTCCTTTATGTTCAGTAAGTGATTTTTAAGAATAGCATTTTGTTTTTCAAGTTCGCTGATTCTTTTATCTTTCTGTATACTTTCTTCTTTTAGTTTTTTTATGATTTCCTTGTAATCCGGTTCTGCTGTTACCTTCGTTTCAACAGTATTGCTATTTGATTCTGATTTAGCCTTTCGTCCCGGCTTTCCTGTAGACGGTATCAGTTCTCCCGTTACCGGATCTTCCACTCCAAGATACTTGCGTATTGGTCTTGATTGTTTGGTTACAGGGTCGTAGTGTGATGTTGATTCATAAAGAACCACTCTTCCGGTTTTCTTATCTGTGTAGCGTACAATCGACATGATTTCAGCTTCCTTTCTACACTTGGTACTTATTATTATATCACATACCAACGAAAATGTCAATAGTTTTATTGGTATCTATTTAAACAAATACCACTATGCTTTTTTGTACTTTTTTTACGTAAAAAAACAGTGCTGAAAACATCGCATTTTCAATGTTTTCAGCACCATTATCATTTTTCTATTTTACATTATTTGGCCGTGAATAGTAACAACTGAAGTGATTGAATCGCTCTTTAAAACAGGAATCCAAATCATTTCAGACTTACTTGAAAGACTTGATTCGTACATAAGAGAATCCATTGATACAAGCCGATACCGAAATAAAGGTAAGAGAAAAAGCTCCGTAAAAACACGTATAGGAATAGTTGAATACAGCAGAACCGTGTATAAGGATTTAAAAGCCAAAACATATGTTTGTCCTCTTGACGATTGCATAGAAAGTAATATGATTGGAATGATCGATGAAGATGTTGTATCACTCATAGAAGATCAGATATGTGTCATGTCATACCGTGAAACTGCAAAATGCATAAGTAAACTGACAGGAATGAGTATGAGTCATCAGGCTGTATGGAACGTCGTACAGGAAGCAGGCAAACGACGTATTCAGAAAAATGAAGAACTTACAAAACTGAATCAGAGTGGCCAGCTTTGCGGGTCTGTGGAAACAGAAATTCTATACG from Ruminococcus sp. HUN007 includes:
- a CDS encoding sigma-70 family RNA polymerase sigma factor, translating into MIELIVQRYRKELTRYVLLHMHRGKADAEDIVQEVFFALYKKQNISVDENIRAWLYETARYKIMEYNRNNPQFDEVTDEISAPDDGFPDNISGSIFEGVSDEEYALLKSYFMGEEKNELAARNGMTVNALYCKVMRIKKKIEDPR
- a CDS encoding DUF4367 domain-containing protein — its product is MTDRELLIKILSDTETEKKAIEGLRAEVDAELSKENPDYDKIADLTKLFCEVTGAEEYVRNTSDEKILKAIANLKKTKPKRNIFRKIVTTAACTAILLLSANVVSVKALNKNLFEVIVNYTNQGFSVSYNDAVDDDDKYGIKKECAEHGISAEVPAYIPEGFELVNQEYASLYYVKKVDFVFHNGDKSLALDYMLFNNKEDFSKVVYPSDHYNISEISLNGVTAKVSKEDGQYTLVYGKGNLLTTVYVANVPYDECDKIVFSMK
- a CDS encoding dockerin type I repeat-containing protein, producing the protein MKKKMFTLGLCLSVLFNATAAVCSAAPNEVLDKDGIAYVMSGFKGYYLEDGVYYLKQTTDELGNPIKGADEYRATVEIPPGEYYASLKLQALSATYPEGKFAVRFRADDGSKMLSEPESEATLKELDRLRNAGVDADIIQETPETAYSTYIFAVLTADQINNFPVSEEFGYRLALSEKPEGSYDSSKLHAEDDSQKKGDVNGDKVIDVGDLSYLSLYLLGDKPLPEEWLKAADVDGDGDVTIADLARLQQYLSKKITSF
- a CDS encoding dockerin type I repeat-containing protein; translated protein: MKNDQRIIAAVLSFAMLIQPGSMGFVMAENQEGTETVSEEKVMNSSKLSAELRELVNSEADNIRIIIEGASIDEDELSVRIEEKIGDAYEKIEAEYVPPSQEILDELEAANARSAEEYHDLLLKYHMDLTAGSREIERKKTQLSSAARREAIQEYLNDWREEIFKTAGIDEETADVSASKLISSISCVVNAEQVRKLSMIDSIQQISVPDMTAAPRPTVSPTEPVNKATSEPIIFDPSTPMPTHTTAPASPLPTNHNGAVYGDINDDKVVDISDLTMLSLVLIGDVDLTDYMKSVADFDGDGAVAIADLARLRQYLSKKIDSLTDDKNAENVVQEKEVKYSAAISVRVTDNKLDEYPQYSIIEDRAGFEALYNEKQSLEIEKTGFYSGGIFPILNEKYTDEWFETHKLYVAYPGKGGPTDHRYKVESVTNKAVTIYRDLLGESQSRTENSADWIIFIEVSKDADVTDATEIKFNTVF
- a CDS encoding nucleotidyl transferase AbiEii/AbiGii toxin family protein → MNKAMSLKARIRNIAKEKRIPAQVILQNYMFEKLLFRLSNSSYKDKFVIKGGMLVAALVGLDNRATMDLDTTLKGLPLEPEKIRVALTEICSVNTDDEIIFEINSINPIRDDDIYGGYRVSLNARYDTILVPMSIDVTTGDVITPHAVKYDFSEIFGDETYSLWAYNVETIMAEKIETILRRSVFNTRPRDFYDAYILATTKTYDKETFRDALNATAEHRGTTEQISDIDGIILNISESRELKVMWDKYRKEFSYSENISFEDIVNTINEILIFN
- a CDS encoding type IV toxin-antitoxin system AbiEi family antitoxin domain-containing protein — encoded protein: MENEVKLKMISDNNGGIISTNNASESGISRMMLLNLCKNGIIVHIAHGQYILANEIQDEMLSVSMRSKNIIFSHETALFLHGISDRTPFEHTITYPSGKVPSQALRDVCKIYFVKPELFDMGKTELTTPMGNQVIGYDLERTICDIVRSRNKVGTETFHAAMKMYVKRKDKDFNKLYLYAKELRIQKIINNYLEVLL
- a CDS encoding transposase, whose amino-acid sequence is MNRQFFINTSLQYENKRLKRLVKEFENGERYKKLQHNHHLIYLGYQRRIKQLCRQVRSSKNAVKKVRDIWYEQLVIECENHTKELDEKIDTICKLRQENYDLFCEYQKKLAKKDEEYQKALDEKDTIIETLKAEIRHMKAVQDRDGTNTSLPTSQTPIGKSKARPNSREETDNSKGGQTGHKRSELEPPAEEAITDITEHCLTEDDCCPKCKKDEFEYTGKTENRYEIEVEVKVKRVKHKYYVYKCKNCGTLVISRTAPEKRTKVRYGANVQAMILVLLNIMNSSINKVPVFFQGITNGEISPSEGYVAKVQARAAKALAVFHNDLRRELLKRLLIYWDDTVVYADTKRICLRFYGDERIAFFAAHENKDMNGILLDGILENLSAETSVMHDHNSINYNERFVFINIECNAHLQRDLQKLADETNHEVLLEIKALISATIKDRKNLIQAGTTRFDDGYLENFESKLTELLQRAETLAEANTSKYSGGPERALIRRIIKYRSNYFAWVYDFSLPTTNNLSERALRGTKTKMKVSGQFASSKTANNYAMIRTYIETCRRNGINEYDALTRLCDGNPYTVEEIFAECE